The genomic region TCAGTTTTCATACATGACTGTTCAATATTATAGTCAATTCTATCTAGAACTGTTCCCTaaataaaatggagaaaacAAGCACCAAATTGAACCTAAATGAACTTCATAAAGCAAATGTTATCATAAGCAGCAGAGTAATTAACAACACTCACAGCAAACAGCTCATGAGCTATGTAAACAGTGAACTTTTGCAGAACTAGTTGAGACTTCATTTAGCAAATTCCTTGCCCAGTTCctaacagcagctctgccaccatCTCACATCACATCCCTTACAATCATCTTAATTCCAGACCAGCTGCTTTTGGCTGACAAATTCAATATAAACTGATCTCTGGGAGAAATAACCAAGTAAACTTTGGCTTTCtatgttttttggtttttaagtctAACCCACATTATGAGTTGAATttctattaatttattttcattaactCCACTTGTGGCAGATTTCAAGCAGAGGAAACCTGAGCATGAAGAAGTAACTTAGGACAAGTGAGTCTGGAAGCCTTCACACTACATGGCATGTCCCATTTCTCACTAACACTGTGCTGTCCATGTACCTGTTCTACTATCATTGCTCCCAGGTCCCTAAATATCTCGTTGAGATCAGAGATTGACTGCACAATCTGACGGATTTCTCGTTCCCTCTCTTCCACCATCAGCGTGTTTTGCTCCACCAATGCCAGCTGGTCATCTGTAAAACCCTGTTGAAACAGAAGATTTACATGCTGAACTAATATTAATGACATGGAAATAATCAAAAGCATAAAAAGATTTCATAACTCAGATATTTAGAATCTGAGAAGTGAAAATGCAATTAATATTGAATTTGTGTAATAACATCTTAACTTACTCTATCATAAAGGGTATCATCCTCCCCATCATCCATCAGTGGGACTGAGGTGtcaaagaagtgtttggacCTTTCTTCTCTATTCTTCATACCTGTAAAAGACAAACTATGTTTAAGCATGATATTAAGCACACTATAATCAGGGTAAGGTCTGAAGCACCAGACAGAAAggcacaaaaaagaaaatctgggtAGTAAATTACATCAatcaaatatttacattttaactCTCAGGCTTACTATTTAAGAAAAGCATAACAAATTCAACCAGATTTGCAAGACTGATTAAATCAGTGATTTTTAAGTTGTTATGTTCCATGAAGTTAAAAAACTTAAGGAAGGTTAAGAGCCTTGAAGCGTGATCACTCCAGGCTATTTTGTAACAAATTCTCTTGGGAACAATCCTTGTCTGAACTGTGATCTTCAGTTCCACCTGTGCCATTTATACCACAGGGGGAAGAAATATCAatgttaaatttaaaaatacagtttttgtgggtttctttcaagatttaaaaaatctgtcTCAGCTTAAAACAGAATAGaacaaaattttacttttacaCAGAAATTATTCCACTTCCAATCTGTTTATGGATGCAGAATTTTAATTTATCACAGACTAGCTCTTAAGATCTATCACAGCCTGCCATCTGCAGCAGGTATCATGGCTGCTTCACCAGGGTGACAGATGCAGCTCTGCAAACCCCAATTTGAGAaacaaaatgcattaaaattgTGGATGGATGAACTATGGTTTTGTTGATATGTTCAACTATGACATTTCTTCTTTTGCAACAAGAAAACGAATTAGAACAAAGTTTGAACATGGGCTGTGAACCACAAACTCTCCAATTCCAGCCTCTAGTTAGTCCTGTGTGCATCACTTAACCCTTGTGCTTCAGTTTCCCCAACCTAGAGAACAAGCACAGCTCAGTGAGTGCTTTCCACAGAAGGGGCCCATGCATTACTGTTCCCCTCTTATGCTTACGTTTGAGATAGTCAGACTGTGCATGCCTAAAGTTGGTGGAGAGGTCCTGAAGGGCCTGTGCTAAGGAAGACACCACATTCCTGAGAACACGTGCTTCTTGCTCGGTACAAGTACGGGACCTGCTCTGcaacacctgcactgctctctgaCACCTGTGGAATAACTGAGAGAACAATTCCATCAGTGCAAAATCATGCAGCAGCACACACTGTAAACAGCACTTTGCAAAATGCCCCATTGAAGACTAATATTttgatttctatattttttaaagtaatttttttaatttgcccCATGCAATGTTTGAAAAGACGTGGAAACAGAACACAAATGAACAAATAACTTAGAGCTAACAAGGCAGCAGAGTAACACAACTCCCTCTGACCAAAGACACTTGCTTCATTATAATTAGCTGGACTGCAAGCCTCAGAATAGACATCTGCAGATACAGGTTTCTCTGAGATAACTGTAAATTTGATTTGATAATCTCCCAATCCTGTtccaagaagaaaatcaaacagGTAAGGGAAAGAACAGGGAGGTTTAAGTGACTTGTTGGGAAGTCCAGAGCAGAACCCAGGACTTCTGGCTCGCTCCAAAACTGATCACAAAATAAATCCTTTGCTCAGAACAAACCACTGCCTCATCCTAAAGCATTAAAGATGTGCCAGACTGGAGGTTTAGGACCCAAAGCCCTCTGTACCTGTGTGATCTCCTGGGTTGTTATTTCTATTGCCCGTTCCTCCTCACTGCTGTCATCCAGTGTGGGTCTGTTTAGATGTTTATCATGAAGACTGGCTAATTCTTTCATCTTCTGTTTAACCCTGGCAATATCATACTGAATCTAAAAGAAGAAAGCCCAACAGGAAGAAAGGGAATTAATTCATGCTTCAGGGGAAAAGGTTCTGACAAATCTTAGACAAAAATCATTGAGAGGAATCTGTAACATAAAAGGCAGATCAAATATTATTAAAAGCCACATAAAAAGCTGACTAAGAAACTGATACTTTTAATAGACATTGAGTTTGCTACTCTTTTAAACCTACTCATTAATCTTAGacaaaaatgctgctttcaaaTGTGCTTCATTAAGTTAGAATAACATTTTTATAATTATACAGCATCACAGCTAGAAGATTTAGCCAACTtccaaaaaataaatggaaattcaGGTCACACCTTCAACTCTGTCAGAAATGGAATAGCCTCAACTCAACAGGAGAAGTTAAATGCCATGCTTTCAAccaagtaattaaaaataaatctgtaagGATGATTATGCTGTAAAAGGAAACTAAGCATCTTTCTGCACAATGGGTTCTGTCCACACAAACTGATGAGCCAACATGTGTTCTGAgtgtacattttaaaaaaagtattttctggaAGTCAAGAATAGCTTCACATTCCAAATACTGGAAAAGGTTTTTAATTAGATGCTTCCAGAATCATTCCCTTGCATTTGtccaaatatttccaaaacttGCAAAGTATCTAGactgaagagacagaaaaattctCCTGCTAGAAAACACTAACATTTCCTGTTTTCAAACACTGAACTGCTCATCTCCACCATTTTAGGGTCTGTTCAACTACACCCCTCACCAGCTTCAAACAAAAATTCCAACTAAAATTCTTATTTGAATCTTTCTTCCAATTCTATTTCTGCTATGACACTGACAGAATGGGAGTGACAACAGTAACAAATCCTTGGATGGGAAGTCAGCTGGAtgtgccagggcacagcaccCACCTCGTCTGCCCCATCCACCCATTTGGGAGGGAGGCGCTTGGTGACGCCGATGGCAGCCTCGGGATCCAGGCTGATCCCTGACACCAGGGCCATGCGGTcatcagccagctgcaggggaaAGGAGACAGCCAATTAGCTGGTGCTAATTACATCCCAACCCTTGAGCACCAGAAAAAGTGCATCTGTGCCTTCCCATAGAAATTAACCTCAGAGATGTGTTTGCTCATGGTCAAACATCTCGTCTCCTGGTTTGGCTCTCTGTGCGAATGACCCACACCCTCCCTCTTCTGCAGCATCTGAAAGCTTAGAGTTACTCTTAGAATAAATTCTTAGCAAATTTCCCAGGAGGAAAGGTGGTATTGCAGTGAGAATTCAAGTAATTCTCATGTTGGTGCATTTCTATCAGACAACAATTCACAGCCAATGCTGCAGCACAGTTTATATTGGGCTTGGCAAGTTTGAAAACTGCATTTGGGAAAATCTCATAAAAAACATTTATTATAACTGCTTGTTCTCAAACAATGTTATTCTGAAGAACAAAcactcctgcaaactgacatgcAACTCAAATGGTTAAATTACTTATTTAGTGATAATTAAATTGTGCTAAACACAAAAAGCCAAGGCAGTATTGCAGATGATCATCAATAATACCACTTACAACATTAACTAATTACTTGGGAAAGCTTTCATACAAACACTTCCCCTCCTAGATTCTCCCAAATTTGTAATTTTCCTTTATCAGGCCTGGAAAGTTTTGTGGTTCCCTACAAcatccctttttaaaaaacaatccCCCTTTCTTCCTGAGCAACTCTTTCTTGATAATTTCTTTATCCCTGACCTTATTTCCTGATCAATAAAGTTTGCATAATTTATGCACAGCATGAAGAATAGTTTATGGCTTCACTGTGCAAAGTCACTTCACCCCACATGCCCACAATAAGTCAGACTGGTTCATACATTTATCTGTTTATAATATAACATCACAAAATGCCTGGTTTCTCTATGCAAAGACACTTCATCCTATACAATGAAATTCTACAAACTAGCAGAATAAAGAAAGACTATTTTAGCTCAGTGATGAAGGCTTGATGCACCATGGCAGaatgaaatgtgaaaaacaatACCTCATCCAGCTCCTGAAGTGATTTGTGGATCCCAGCAGCCCCATCCAGTTAGAGACAGCAAaagataaaagggaaaaaagagacataGGACAGATATAGGGCATGGTCAGTTGAGAAAatactgatttctttttaaagcatgATGGTTTACCAAGAACAAACAAACTGGCTTTTAAGACATGGTTAATCAATAAATACATCATGATATTGCATTTTAAGTCAGCATTTTGCTTAATACaccaactttaaaaaaaacatttcagttcCTTGGTAAACAACAAGAACATAAGAGATCAAGTGCAGAGCTTGGTTTGTTTTACAAAGTAATTGCACAGTGAAGTTTCTAAATGCTGAAATGTCAGGCAGAAAAGCTGCAATAGAATCCAGTGAAGAATGACAGCAAGGGCAGTCTGActgcagcactcagcatccACTGGGTTTGGTTATGATTGAGGGGGCACAGAGGAGCTTTTGTAGGACATTTATTGACAAGCACCCCAGTTCTCACTGGATCAAAGACAGCAAaggacaaaaagcaaaagcaaatgttCAGTCACTTCTGCACACACTCgagctgtgctctgctttcaGGGAACATTAACCCTGCAGGGACCTGAAAAAATACACAAGGACACGAATCTGCACCTTCTGTTCATCAGTCCTtgccctggggaggggatgTGTGACCAAAAGGATATTTCACTCCAAGATTAACAAAGTCAGACCTAAAATTGGACAGAATCCTTGTGGTCttacaaagcagcagcagctgatgatCTCTTAGGAGATTCCCCAAGCTTTTGGAACAGGACTCCACTGTTTAAGATGCTGCTTTGATTGTCTGAGTTTGAGAATGCAGTTCTTGACAGAATTCTCACAGCAAAGGATTTCTCAAGGGGAAAGCTGGAGATGAACTCAGGGAAGCTGAAGTGCTGTGGGCTGGAATTTGCCAGCCTGGCCTGGTGgcactcagcagctctgcctgggagcACCACCCCAgggaaacacagcagcaggcaccTAACCCATGAGAGACAACCAGCCCACAGACACCTCCACACTGCTGGCTGCAGATCACCTGTGGGACTCTGAAATGCCCACAGGGCCAGAAATGACTCCTTTCaccccctgcacacacagataGTTCCCAGTCACTGAGAGCCTCCACTGCACTTGAGTGAGCAGCCCAGCAAAAACCTTCAATAAATGTTAACAAAcactgcaaataaatatttaatgcagGTGCTCAATGTTATTGCACTGGCTGCTGAGTAAAGTGCAGTTTCATTGCTCAGGAGTAGTgagttcaaaatattttggaatatttttctaggtgatattttttaaatataaaactttttaaaaatattctctttttctaggtgatattttaaaaaacccaaggaTCTACAGAAGTGACATTAAAACAATGAACAAGGACTAAATGCAGAGGCAAAGTACacatgaaaaattcaaattactgTTGACATTTCCTGTTCTGCAAATGCAATTTAATACACAGCTTATTAGACATAGGTGTAATAAAGTTAGCAATGAACAAAGACCATTGCCAGCAACAGGAAGCACTGCTTTTCCCAACAAAAATCATTAATGTAAAGCTATTTAGAGTGATGAGACTGCCAGCAGATATTTACTGGTGGCTGTGACAAATAAATGATGAGTTTAAACAGAAAGTGTGAAaacctgagcagagctgagctgccaaGCAGTCCATCACAGCCTGACTAGCTCAAAACCTAGAAAAAGTTACAGAAACTCCTCTGAAGCAGTCACTTTGGTAGTTTCTGTACAGAGGAGTTACACTAGAATCTAGAATCCCTTTTCTCACAGATGTGATTGAATACTATTTGTATTTAGGGATAAATAAAAAGGGCAATGAACATCAGAGCAACTTATGGAGAAATTTAAGCAATGGGACTAAACTACACGAGTGTATTTACCAGTGCCCACAGTGAGGTGAATAGAAGAGTTCTGCTGCAtgaatttacttatttttggAGGTAAGGAGGCATCAAACCCCTCCTGTCAATGCTACCACGAAGATGTCAGAACAGTAACTGATTTATTGTGCACGGAGCGAGCAGCACACGCAGATCTCTTCTATTCCTTTTACGTGAAGGAGTGGGAAAACAGGAACCACCGGGGAGGGGAGGGACGGGCAGAGGGAGGAAGGTCGGGGAGGGAAGGGGCTTGAGGAGAGGGTTCGGAGGAAGGGGGAACCGGGCAGGGCGGGCACGGCCCGGCAGCCCGGGGCGCGGCGAGTACAGAAGGATGAAGGGAGGAGACTCACCGCAGCAGCCATGCTACGTGAATtcagagggctggaggagccGAAACTACTCACTTGCTCGGCCAGCAGCTGCCGGCTCTGCACCGCGTTGTTCCGCAACAACAAGAACGCGTCCGTGAGACGCCGGGTGGCCATggccccccgccccgccgggcccgagcccagcccggggcccGCGGCAGACGCGGCGGCCGCCCCTCAGAGGGTCGGGGCGGAGACCCGTCAGAAGGCCGTGAGCGGGAGCGCTCAGAGGGCCGGGGCCGGGACGCCCCTGGGCGGGACCGGGACCCCCCAGCCCGGgcccccgcggccgccgggCGCCGCCATTGCCCCGGCCCGCACCGGCACTTCCGCGTTGTGCAGCGCCCGCCGCCTTCCGgccgcccgcccgcgccgcTCCGCCCGGGACCGCGGCCGCGACAACACAGTTCCGGTGCTCCTATGTGCgtgtccatccccgtgtccGTGTCCGTGTCCATCCCCACGGCCATCTTCACATTCTTCTCCAGTCCATCCCCACATCCATCCCCTGTCCAGCCCTATGTCCATCCCCACGGCCATCTCCATGTCCAGCCCCACAATAACCCCATGCTCATTCCCATGTCCATCTTCATGTCCTTCCCCATGTCCATGTCCCATCCATCCTCAGGTCCATCTCCAGTCCTACCCATCATCTATCCCCTGTCCATGCCTACATCccatttggttttttccttctgagtCCCTCCCACCCCTTCCTTGCCATTCCCTCCACTTCCAgtcaattttttgtttttcaaacaatgacaagtggctttttttttttttcctgattcccAACAATCCAGGATGTTCCCTGAAAGTGAACAAGCCCTTTAAAACGACAATATGGTGGTTGACTTTTCAGAAGAGACTTTTCAACCTGGTGACTAAAATGActtttcccagctgctctgtcagTCCCAGTGTGGGGCAGATGTGACACGAGCCTTGGGCCCCCTCCAGTGCATCCCATGCCTTTATTCCAGGGGACAGCCGACAGATCCCCATGGGAACAGCAGTGgccactgcccagcacagccaggggagctgctgcccatggaTCAGCAGGACATTCCCTGGCTTAAACCCTCCCAAGAGCCTCCCAAAGCAGGCAGGATTTACACAGTGGTGGAACAGGGACTGTAACCACAACCACGTTTTCTGGAAATGTTATCTCCTTTATTGAACAGCCTGGGCAAACTTGTACCGTGAAAAATAGGGGGGGAAAATTCCCTCTGCTAATTTAAGGTATTTGGGGAGTTTTCTTGAGCAGCCCTTCTGCCTCAGCGGGAGAGACCTGAAACTTGGAATTTAGCAAGGAAATAAACTCCAGCCACGCAAGGCCTAACGCACGCAGCTCATTCTTCGTGGTCTGCTGAAATCTGCTTTCACTTTGGCTGCCTGACAGagcctttaaaaatatatgtgtgtgctTCATTTCTTCATGCTAATTTTTAATCTACTGTAACAATTTTTATACTATGAGAACAGCTAATGACCTTCCTGCCTTctcttggcactgctgctgtggctggaggtCAAGAGAAATTTCTCCTGCCATTAGTGGTCTCACCGTGATCTTTTAGAAAAAACCTTTTGGAATATCTCATTTGGATGGAGAACATGAACCCAGTAGGAACCCCAATGTGCTGGAAGTTGGTACACAGCAGCAATTAgcatattttgctttctgaatttTGCCAACTTAAAAGAAGTTTTGGATGTTGGGCAGGCTTGGAATTTAGGCAGGGGCTATAAAAGTATTTGGGACTTGTACACAGAGGGATAAAACTCTGCAAGGAATGGGTCCAGACTTGGTGAATAACCACTTCAAAGTGGATATTAGGAATAAGCAAAGGGAGTGGAAGGAATGGAAAAAAGGATTAATCAAAGAAAACTACGTCTTAGAAGTTGGGAAGTGTGGGCATAAAGGGAAAGGTGCCAGAAGGAAAGCTAAGGTAGATCtagcaaaggaaattaaaacaaatagcAAAATGTTCTTCAGGCATACGTagcaggggaggaaggagaggagggggagaggtgGTGAAAGGGGGGGAGGCAGGACACAAATGAATGTATAATATGTAGTGGAAATGTACACAGAGGAAATGAATGCATGGAGACAGAAATTACCTCATGCAAGTGGAACAAATCATCAAGATCATAATGCGACAATGATTTGGGCTAAATGATCGTTACAGGCACCTTTCAGCTGGAATATTCTAATTTCTGACTCAGACATCCAAGAGCACTTTCTATCTGGCTCTGTAACAGCATCCCTGCATGAGCAACACAACACAGTTTGAGAACTGGAAAAATTCTTCCAgcttttaaaaagaggaaaaatgatTGAAGTCTGATCCAAATAAAATACAAGACTTTGGGATAAATTTAGCAAGAAATAATAATAGCAGACATGATGGAAGGGAGAACTGGCCAAAAAGGCAGCATGGATTTACTTACTGAAGGTGGACAGTGCTGGACTAACCTGATGACTCTGGAAGGTTTTCATAACAGATAAGAGCTGGTAGTTCTGCTCTGCCTGGTAATCAATAAATATAGGCTGGAAATAAGAGAATATGCTCAACCATCAGAGGAATTGGGTCCTGGTGTGTCCTCCCTACAGACATGGCAAAGGCAAACAACCACATTAGACTGTTGGACTTGATCTGATCATAAAAAACCCAGATCA from Haemorhous mexicanus isolate bHaeMex1 chromosome 18, bHaeMex1.pri, whole genome shotgun sequence harbors:
- the STX16 gene encoding syntaxin-16 isoform X1; translated protein: MATRRLTDAFLLLRNNAVQSRQLLAEQVSSFGSSSPLNSRSMAAALADDRMALVSGISLDPEAAIGVTKRLPPKWVDGADEIQYDIARVKQKMKELASLHDKHLNRPTLDDSSEEERAIEITTQEITQLFHRCQRAVQVLQSRSRTCTEQEARVLRNVVSSLAQALQDLSTNFRHAQSDYLKRMKNREERSKHFFDTSVPLMDDGEDDTLYDRGFTDDQLALVEQNTLMVEEREREIRQIVQSISDLNEIFRDLGAMIVEQGTVLDRIDYNIEQSCMKTEEGLKQLHKAEQYQKKNRKMLVILILFVIVIVLIVVLIGVKSH
- the STX16 gene encoding syntaxin-16 isoform X3, yielding MALVSGISLDPEAAIGVTKRLPPKWVDGADEIQYDIARVKQKMKELASLHDKHLNRPTLDDSSEEERAIEITTQEITQLFHRCQRAVQVLQSRSRTCTEQEARVLRNVVSSLAQALQDLSTNFRHAQSDYLKRMKNREERSKHFFDTSVPLMDDGEDDTLYDRGFTDDQLALVEQNTLMVEEREREIRQIVQSISDLNEIFRDLGAMIVEQGTVLDRIDYNIEQSCMKTEEGLKQLHKAEQYQKKNRKMLVILILFVIVIVLIVVLIGVKSH
- the STX16 gene encoding syntaxin-16 isoform X2, which encodes MATRRLTDAFLLLRNNAVQSRQLLAEQLADDRMALVSGISLDPEAAIGVTKRLPPKWVDGADEIQYDIARVKQKMKELASLHDKHLNRPTLDDSSEEERAIEITTQEITQLFHRCQRAVQVLQSRSRTCTEQEARVLRNVVSSLAQALQDLSTNFRHAQSDYLKRMKNREERSKHFFDTSVPLMDDGEDDTLYDRGFTDDQLALVEQNTLMVEEREREIRQIVQSISDLNEIFRDLGAMIVEQGTVLDRIDYNIEQSCMKTEEGLKQLHKAEQYQKKNRKMLVILILFVIVIVLIVVLIGVKSH